In Salvelinus fontinalis isolate EN_2023a chromosome 8, ASM2944872v1, whole genome shotgun sequence, the genomic stretch GCTGCTTATTTACTATTATCCTCTCCCTACTTCTATAAAATACTTACTAGTATCCTTAGTAAAAAGTATAAATGACATTGTAGTTAATATGTAACTCACACCTGCTTTAATATGACCTAGCCTAGACAAAGCAGAACAGCAATAAGCAATGGAATTGATGCATAGTATGTGTCACTACTTCTGGTTCCACAGGGATAATAGCAGCCGTTTATTTAGGACCCATAAGACCATATCCATTAAATGCACCAAAACAACACATTTGAGGAGAATGTTATTTCATGATTGATCTATGAATGTTTCTGGCCAACAATTAACTAATTTGAAGGATGATAAACAGTACCTGCCAACAAGATATTCATACATCAACCTGGTTGGGTTTGACTGAAATAATTCACGCCCAATAGAACCAGTGGTAGTGAAACAAAATGTTAATCACTTTCCCAGCTTTTACAATATCCTACTTATAATAAAACAAACTCTGCAGGGATTTTTCTGCTGACCTACAATTGAGAAATGTATGAACTGAGTCAGAGGAATAAGGACCTTTGTTAACTTTCAGTAAAGTAATTCTGACTTCTGAATAAAACATATCCGAGCTAGTTTAATTTGACACTTTTTTTAAAAACTTCATAACTATGAATGCAAATGCCACATTACAGTAAGCCTAGAACTTAAGTAATTGTGACAATTTGGGTTGTTAAAATAAAGGCCCAAACGGGAAGCTGGTGATCCTAAGCCAACCTGCATGcatgtatacagtatgtaaatCAGTGTGACACACCTTTGAATAGGGAATTTGAGACCAGTGTTCTTGTGTACAGCCTTTATTCTTCCCAAGCTGAACTATTTTCAAATATTAAAATAATCTGGAAATCATTTATATATGGGAGAATAACATGCACACCACCACACTGTCACTGGTTTTTGTGCTGGAAATAAAAGCCCCAGAGTTCAATTCATTATGAAAGAACTCCCACACACGATTACCTCAGTCGTTAATTTTGTACGTCAACGGTTCGGTCTGTGACAATCACAATAAATATCACATGCAGAGAGAGGTAATAGTGCCTTTTATAATGAAAGAATTCTATGTTAAGGGAATTTAAGAACATAAATAGCATTTCTAGCCAACCAGGCCATTTTTTAGGTTAAAGTAGTTAAGACAAGGTTCAGGTTCACCACCAGTCAGACTGCATAGGTATCTGCTGCACAGTTCATTTACAAACATGATTACTAGAGCATACACACAAAGCACTTTCATTTCAGGTATTTTGCTAATTATGATGATTCATCACTTTTGATTACTCTTCTACTGCACTTGCAAATCACTGAAGGGTAATGTTGTGTTTTACCACTTCCATGCTTCTGGGATTTAAAAAAAGGGTGTGGTGTGTAAAAAAAGATTAGCAAATTACTTGAGAATGACTGTATGGATACTTGCAAATTTAAGACAGGAAACCACCGGTTGAAAAGAACAGAAGCATTACATAATAGGTTCTGCAATAGAGAAGTGAAAGGCAAGAGATCACTGCATCTGTGATTGTTAAGGCTGTTTGAGAAGTCTGGACGAACATAGCAGTTACGTCGATTGGATGTAGACAAAATGTAAGCCAGCACTGCACTAGAAGGTTAAGCAAAAATATCTTAGGTAGGCGAGTTAGTGTTAACCGGCATCAACTGTGAATAGCAAATTAAGGTAATAGGCAGTCCTTGACAGCTGAAGGACACAAAATACTGTGTCCATGCTACCCAGTGAGAGATGAccagactttttttttttctttctttttaacaGTGATGAATAACAAACACGAAGTGCTGCAAAAAAGCAAACTGTTCCCTTCAAGTATTTCTGGTTGGGATATTTTGAGTTTTCATTGAAAGGTATTTTTTTTAGCATTTTCAGTCTGTAAAGTGGATGAAAAAAATATTTGACTGTCCCTTTGGGGACAATGGCTTTAGTGTTACACCTCAAGAAAGGTTGAGTCAAGTTAGACATACACGATCAGAAATAAAGAGCTAGATGAAGAGTTGAGAAAGTATTGCAATGTATTAGTGCTTTCAAAATGTTATTTCAAAAGCACTTCCCACTCAGATTTCCACAGTGGGTTAAGAAAACACCCCTGGGCCCTTGACAAAACGCTCCACGGTTATAACCAGACAAAATGTGCAAGGTTTAAAGCTATATGGCATCTCTGAAACCAGATCCTTATGTTGGTGTCTCCTATCGGTTACAGCTGGAGTTAGGCGAGAAAGAGACGGAATACTCCTGAGGTAGCGATGCAGCCAGTCTGCATGGTTACTTGGTTTTGTGGGCCCATTTCAGGTCGTCAGACCTGGGCTTCTCCCCAGTCACACTCTGGATCAGATCCTCAAGCCTAGACCAGAACCCCAACTTCTCCAGGGGATAGTTCAGCCAGCCTGGGGAGATAAGACCATtatggctgcgtttagacagttAGGCAACACAATTCGTTTTTTGACCATTTCATTTTTGTTTTTTCAGAGGGGGTTACAGATACAGGTATAACATCAAAAGTCATATCAATTCAGTTATATTTTCTTGTAACTGTTAGCTGCCACAAAAAAACAGAATGCATACAAAGATAAAGAACAGTATCAATAGTTTTGTAATATTTTGTATCCAAGTTaaacaaagccccccccccccccccccagccattaCCCAACCACGCGCCCCGCCAGAAACCATTTGTTTCAACATGTTCATCTACCCCCTCCATCCCGAGTCTCCACTTACATTCCCCCAATTGTATGATGATTTCTTCAGTTTTATCTGTGCGCAAGAATCAATAAACTCAAAAAAAGAGATACCTGGTAATATAAATGCTTCTTTCAGATCTTTGAATGTCCTCAAACCATTACTATCCATGATATCGCCATGGGCACGGATAACACATTTGGACGACTGGGGCAATGTGTAAGCTGTCCTCCAGATTGCAAGGCATTATTGTTAAATATTGGATTCTGGGTATGCCATTTAATTTCCCAGTTGcatagacaggcagcccaattctgatatttgttccactaattggtatttttaccaatcagatcagctctgaaaaagatctgatgtcaaAAGTGATTTGTCAAAAGACCCAATTAGTGTGGGGTTTAATGATATTTTCCCCCTTCCTCATATCCTGACAGACATATTCTGATACACACAAAACCCATACCCATAAGCACTGACCTGTGGTGATGCAGAAGTATGTCTCGTGGGGGGAAACGTGATGGATGCGATGGTGCTTGCGGGGCAGGATGATGTGGCAGTTCTGTAGAAAGACCACCCAGCCTGGCAGCCCAAAGTATGTGTGCGACCACTTATGAATCTGGTTGGTTAGGGTAACGAAAATGGCTAGTGCCATCACATAGCAGTGCCAGGGGTAGTTGTGATAGTGCTCCGCTATATGTGGGTCAagagcgagaaacagagagagtgggaaagcGAAAGAAAACGATTTTAGGGCTCTAGAAAATGATGTTTTCAGATGCCAGAGCATTGGCTCAGTTGAATGATAATTGTGCCATCTTTGGCAGTAGCTCACCAGGCGAGAGGGTGAGGAAGTTGAAAGCCATGTGTGCTAATGGGATCAGGGTCAGCATGCAGTTGTCACCATTTGTCTCAATGAAGTCATGGCGGGTGATGGCTGTAGGGTCAATGTGATGCTCCCTGAATGGTCGGATAAAGGCCTGGGGCAAGATATCAGAAAGTGATTTCAAAATAACAGGAGAAACAGTAAATCAGAAAGTCAAGACAACAATTAGATAATTAGACAACACACATTACAATATCTTGTCAAATCCAGTCACGTTAGCAAATGCATCTCCTACCTTTCCAACGATGGGTAGCTCCACAGATCCCCAGGTGTCAGCCCCCCAGTGGACTAGACCAGAGGCAAAGTCTGCAGTCAATATTCCtgccactgagagagagagcgggaagagatggaggggacATGTAAGCAAATAATCATGTAAATCAATGAGAAACATAACATGGGATGTAAgcctatgtaacagtataactttagaccgtcccctcgccccgacacgggcgcgaaccagggaccctctgcacacatcaacaacagtcacccacgaagcgtcgttactcattgctccacaaaagccacggcccttgcagagcaaaggggaaccactacttctaggtttcagagcaagtgacgtaactgattgaaacgctattagcgcatacccgctaactagctagccatttcacatccgttactcacccccctttcaacctcctccttttccgcagcaaccagtgatatgggtcacggcaccaatgtaacagtataactttagtacgtcccctcgcgcgaaccagggaccctctgcacacatcaacaacggtcgcccacaaagcatcgttacccatcgctccacaaaggcccttgcagagcaaggggaaccactacttctaggtttcagagcaagtgaagtaactgattgaaacgctattagcgcgtacccgctaactagctagccatttcacatccgttacacctatTCTAATGACCGGTGCTTCAGCGGTGCTTACCAATGCCCAACAGGATGTACCACATATGCCCCAGGTGAAAGTTAACAAGGAGGTGACAAAAGTTGAAGGCCatgagagagaagcagaggacaACACTTATCCATTCCTGACATCTTTTTCCTGTGGAGACAAACAGACAAATTAACATACCATGATTAAAGAACTGTAAAACCATAGAAAAGGCATAGGGGTGGATCTTCAACGTAGTTAGACAATATTATGCCCAATGATATAACCTTTCAATTAGGGAAAAGCTAGATACACTTGAATGCTCCTGCAGTTTTGTGCAACGTTTCAACCCAATGGTCTTCAACAGTTAGCGAGCATCTCTTTCTTTCATGACATAACTTGTTGTACCCTGTACCTGTGAGTTAATGGATGTGCATTCACTTAACTGATAACCTTAGAAGGCTTTCTTACACTACATGCTTTGCTGTTGTAGCCACTTATTTCATTGAGAAGCAGCTGGGACAGAAATACTGATCTGATTCTTCCAGCTCAAAGACAGGTTAAGGCCAAGCAGCCTTATAGCTCAACACCCCAGGCAATACCCTGCAAAGTAAGTTAGTCTCCTTACACCAGAGCAATGCTGTGCCAGTAAAGAGCTCTGTTCCAGGGCGTTTACATGCAGCTCAGCTGCTCATCAACACCATGGACCAGAGCTAATGAGGAGCCTGACCAGTGTTACCAGTTGTAGTGCTATTAGGGCTGACACAGGAGCATTCTGGACACAGCAGCACCTATGCATTCAGTGTCTTTCAATGGGAGTCAAGCGGAAAAGAAAGAAAGCGTTCAAAAGCATCACGTACAAAAGGTAACATACAAATAGGTTGTGTTTAGAGTTCAACTGACTCAAAGGAGGAAATGCTCAATTGGTACAGTAATCTGTCCTCATACATTAGGCTAGCTTTCATTaatctttttttaaatacattgtgtaGTTAAACTGAAGTGTGCATCATTCATTTATTATGACGGAGCTTTGGTCCGTTCCTGACACCATGCACTTAGGGCAAATTGTTTTGAAAGGTCAAGCAAGCCCCTCCCAGTGTGCGTGTGGAGCCTTCTGTGTATGGCTTTTACAGTATAGTTAGTTGTAATGTAGTTTCTGTATTCCGGAATTGTACCTGAACTGAAAATACTGATATTAAAATGCCTAACTTCTTTCCCGTAATCCTAATTAGTAAAATCCTGAAGCTTAATTGGCTGATCGATATATAAGCGTAAGTATTGTATAAACGTAACGTTAGTAGGCTACGACATTCCTGAGTGGCGTTGACAAAAGACAGAGCTGTTGCCTCACCTGGCGAATACAAATTTGCAAGTTCCAGAGCACCTGCGTGTTGGGGACCCCACCGCGCTGTACCTCGACCGGGTCCATTTAGCTCTGTGCTCTGTAACTCTTGTCCACACCCGTTTTCGTTTACCATTCTCGCCATGTTCCACTCCTGGTTCAACCCCTTTTCACATCCAGGAAACCAACAGATGTAGGGAGGAACTACATAACAATATACACGCCTTTATGAATGATCGAGCGCGCTCGTTTTACAAGCCGCCTGCGTCTGGCAAAGGTGTACGCCTCAGATCTCAGATTCATGCGCACCATCTCGGCCCGCTCTAGTAAGAATCGGGCTATCCCGTGGTGAAAATCATGCGGGGCTTTTTCTTGCCGTAGAACTGCATTGCCTTTCTAACCCTATCACATTGAGCTTGCTATCTAAAGCAGCCAATTACGGAGTCGTACTTAGTTCTATAATCAGGCGAATAACCAATTAGGTAGTGAGGAGAACGAACGCATTGCCTGACCCCACCCTTGAGTGGCCAATCAGAGCATGTGGGTTTGGCTGTTAAAGCGGCAACCAGCGGTTGCAACAATAACAAATAAAATACCCACCCTTGTTTCGGTAAAAATCTGAAGTAGGGGGCAGGAGAAATGTAATcgttctcaaattcatagacagagctatggatgcttGGGCTGATCATCCATGATACCAaaagtatagttttaaccatgttttaaggCTGAATAGGATATGTTTACAGTTACTTTGTTTATAAACATTGTAGTAAAACAAGCTTACAGTTTGGGTtatgatggggtacgacagttgaccTAAACTCATCAGGCATGTATAAGTTACATTCTTCAAGAATTAATGGGTAAATATATTTACAAGTCCAAAAGTAGATGtaacaactgcagattgcccctttacacGTCAGACAGTTTTTCCAAGTTATACGTGGTAGGCAAACCTAATGCTAAATTAGAAGAGAGATAGGCCTTTAATTTAAAGGCAGTCATGGCATGTCAACGATGTTGAAATTATGTTTAGGGCAAAACACTTTATGGTTGTATACTACAGTTTTTACAATTTCGTAATTTAACTTAATTCTCACTGAACTGTTAGGCCTATTTGAGATCATAAATCAAACAATTATCACAAAAGACAATTTTGCTGGAAACTATTGGGGTGATTGCCCCAAATAAATTAATACAAGTCACAATCATCATAAACATTTAATAGCCTAGTAGAAGGCCTAGTCAGAGATCTACTGACGTTTACAGTCGAGTGAGTTGTATTTTACAATACCGCTAGATGGCAGTGTAGACTAAATATAATTTTCCAAAATCATTGACCCACAAGTCACAAATTATTGTTCCTTTTCCCAGTCTTCTCAATGGAAAGTGTTGACTATGTGGGTTACAATATGATAGGTAATGGATTTACACTCTGCCCTAAAATGTGTGATTTGATATTTCAAGTATCTCTACAAATTGTTTCAAATCTACAGTGGCAAAACCTTAATCTGTGAGTGTCTATAGAATATAATTTATTAGTAGGATATTATAGTTAGGCTATTACTACAGACAAGTGTATTTTAAAACACATATTTAAATACTCCATGCATTTACACCCGGGTCTGTTTGGTCCTAGCGGTATTTAAGGTAATGTATATGGAAACAAGTATTTTAAAATAGTTTCTAATAGTAGGCTATTTATAGGAAattatttgaaaatacaaatagAACTAGTTGATTTGGTCACATTATTTAAGAAATActaaaatacacagcacataagTATTTAATACAAACACtcaaatacacatgtatttgTTAAATAGACTCAAATACACATGAACCCAGCTCTGTAggctcccactgggcacagacatcaattcaacatgtattccacgttggttcaacgtaattgaATTTTAAATTACgcagaaacaacattgattcaaccagtgttgcCTATAATACTAGTAGGATGGTTAGTTGTGAAATTCTCCCTTTCTAAGGTCCATCTCAAAACCTCTaccggaccccccccccccccccccccccccaagtttacattattgttaatctaaTTTACAGTAgtaagaataccatgctattgtttgaggagagtgtacaattatgaacttgaaaatgtattaataaaccaattaggcacattttggtagtcttgatacaacattttgaacagatgtgcattggttcattggatcagtctaaaactttgaatatacactgctgtcatctagtggtcaaaatctaaattgcgcctgggctggaataatacattatggcctttctcttgcatttcaaagatgatggcacaaaaaaaaacgcatgtttttttctttgtattatcctTTACccgatctaatgtgttatattgtcctacattaatttcacattttcacaaacttcaaagggtttcctttcaaatggtatcaagaatatgcataaccTTGCTTCacgtcctgagctacaggcagttagatttgggtatgtcattttaggcgaaaattggggAAAAGGGGAGGACCCTTAATTACAATTCAGAGCATGAAATCAAGACGGAAGAGGTTAGTTATAGGAGGGGAACATATCACATCAGCTCCGCCCATTCTTTCACAGCCTATATAAAACTTTCCCAGACTCTCACTGCTGCAATAGACATCAACTTTACTTGTCATTCTGGTGACATTGACATCAACTTTCTGCTGAGTAATAGCTCATTCTTCAAGTTTCTTGTTTTCTTCAATAACTCAATATTGTCACAGTGACATTCAGTCGTGTGCCAATATACCTTAGTGTTTTCAGACAGCATTAGGCCTACTCGCGTAGCCAATTTCCCGGGCGTCTGCCCCTGGTTTCGATGTTCCCGCAATCCAGCGGGTGTTAAGATCCATGGAAGTGGCCGGTTTCTACGACAGGGATTGCTTTGCTTTCCAGAGTACAAACTACATTATCAGGCCCATTAGCGATAACAGCACTTGCAAGCAGCACATTGACGGCTCGATGACGGAGCTTGGCATAGCCGAGAACGAGAAAGCGATAGATTTCAGTGTCTACTTGGATCCTTCTGCTGCGCACTGTCAACAACTGGCAACACAAAACGAAACTCAGCAGAGAGGGGTAGACATATTCGCAGATTTCCTTGCCGAGGAAAGCAGGATCAAGAGACGTTCATCATTACAACAAAACTACAGAAACTACATATCTCTCAACGAGCGGGAGACAAGTGTGCACGACAATCGAGAGCCATTCGTCCTGGGCTATCCTGAACTGCAGGAGACCCGTGTGGACACCGTGTTCAGCCCGGAGTTTCTGGGGAACCACTTTAAAGCCGGTGAAAGAGACGAGTCTCAAGAGGACCCAAGAATGGACAACGGTTCAACTGGCTACGACATGAGGTATCTTCATTACCAGTCAACTCCAAGTGGCAGCCTTGGTAACATTTCCACTGCATCCTCGTCTTCCTCCAGTCCACCCGGCACACCTGCCCTGTCAGGTAAATGCACGTCGCCTTCGCGGGACGGGAAAATGTCGTCTGGTGTCAAGGGGAAGAAGCGACTGGAAAAGGACAGTGAGGAATATAAGCAGAGGCGGGAGAGGAACAACCTTGCTGTTAGAAAGAGCAGGGATAAAGCCAAAATGCGCAATACGGAGACGCAACACAAAGTGCTGGAACTGGCTGCAGAGAATGATCGTTTACAAAAACGCGTGGAGCAGCTGTCAAGAGAACTTGCCACCCTGCGCAACTTGCTCTCTGCCACCGGTTAGTGTTAGCCACACTGGAGTGCCCACACACCTCTGGAAACTGGTACTTTATCAGACATTGACTTAAAAACCCATTTATCGCTGTGCCATAATTCTGAAAAAGTGATTCCAATATGTTACGTTTGTGTACAGAATCTATATGTGGAAAAAGCCAACAACAGTTTACAAGACACGTTGTGATTAAGCACAGAAGGTGCATGGAACGTGCAACCATTCATGATTGTTGACATGTCACCTTCATTCTGTCTTCATTTTGTGTATGCAGTATTTCTGTACGGGCTTTGTATTTTATATAGAATATTGATAAATATTCTGTTATTTAAAAATACCTTTCTTTATCTGGAGCAATGGTTATCAAGGGAAGTGTTGTAGCCCACTGCAGAGGTATGATGCAACTCTTTGTAACAGTATTGTCAATGAATTAAGTAATCTCTTAATATGATGAAAATGTACACATGTTTTAATGGT encodes the following:
- the peds1 gene encoding transmembrane protein 189, which encodes MARMVNENGCGQELQSTELNGPGRGTARWGPQHAGALELANLYSPGKRCQEWISVVLCFSLMAFNFCHLLVNFHLGHMWYILLGIVAGILTADFASGLVHWGADTWGSVELPIVGKAFIRPFREHHIDPTAITRHDFIETNGDNCMLTLIPLAHMAFNFLTLSPAEHYHNYPWHCYVMALAIFVTLTNQIHKWSHTYFGLPGWVVFLQNCHIILPRKHHRIHHVSPHETYFCITTGWLNYPLEKLGFWSRLEDLIQSVTGEKPRSDDLKWAHKTK
- the cebpb gene encoding CCAAT/enhancer-binding protein beta produces the protein MEVAGFYDRDCFAFQSTNYIIRPISDNSTCKQHIDGSMTELGIAENEKAIDFSVYLDPSAAHCQQLATQNETQQRGVDIFADFLAEESRIKRRSSLQQNYRNYISLNERETSVHDNREPFVLGYPELQETRVDTVFSPEFLGNHFKAGERDESQEDPRMDNGSTGYDMRYLHYQSTPSGSLGNISTASSSSSSPPGTPALSGKCTSPSRDGKMSSGVKGKKRLEKDSEEYKQRRERNNLAVRKSRDKAKMRNTETQHKVLELAAENDRLQKRVEQLSRELATLRNLLSATG